The Vitis vinifera cultivar Pinot Noir 40024 chromosome 18, ASM3070453v1 region TACATGGTGGACCGTTCCATCTACAAAGAAATTCAAATCCAACGGCTATAATTGGCCAGGCAATCAAAAAGCCTCATCTCAATCCAAACGGCACCAGCCTCCAATGCacgttcaaaaaaaaaatttacaataatcACTGATGCACCCCATATTTTCGGATTATTCtcgcgtttttttttttcatattcaaaataataataataataataaataaaaaaataaaaagaagataaCTCAATCTTCAGCTTTTCCCGATGACCAAACTGACAAGTTTTCCAATGCCTATGACGCCTTTCACGTCTGAATTGAATCAAAAATTTGTCACAGTATTTTCCTTCAATCTCTCTTATCTCACATATATGCATTCCAAAACTTCTGTCACAAAATCTGGATGCGTACGTTTTTGTACACCGCCTCCCTTGCATCTCTCCTCCTTTCTTAAATGCTTTCGAGGCTTTTGGGCTTTGACGAAACGGGGAGGTGGAGAGAATCATAAAcctctctttatttattttccatttttaggtTGGGGTGGTAAACACTAAACTTGTggataaattgtaatttaattaataaatgaggGGGAAAAGAAACATTTGTCAGTTTTTTTCCACTCTTTATATATGCCATACCGTCCACGGGTTTCGTTCATAATGGTCTCTTTCAGTTAAACCAGAAACCAAAGCACCaattaagagagagagagagagagagagagagagagagagggagagggtcATGCATCTCTTCTGATTTAACAAGAAATAtgatttccctttttcttctgGTTTAAAACCTAACCAGTTTGGTTTGCGTTAGggttctttttattattaaagggCTGTCGAGTGTGCGAAGAGAATAGTTTTGCTTTGGCGTTTGTTCGTGATTTTTTGGTAGCGGTTGGCATGGCTGTTGATGCACAGTATTATTCTGAAAGTATGGGTTTGGCCATGTGTGGCGTACAGGATTGGTGGGTGAACCCCGTTTCTTCTTCTGGGCTTGACGTTGATGCTTCCAATTTCAATCCGCAGCAACTGCCTCAGGTTCATCATCTTCATAACCACTACAGCATTCAGGATCTCTGTGTTGACGATAACACGAGTCCAAATCCCTTCCCCTCTTCTTCAAGCAGTGATAAGCTTCTCCCAATGGCGTTCTCTCAATCTTTGGCCGATCAGCTTGAGACCCAGAGACTCGAAATCGATTGGCTTCTTCATTTTCAGGTCAGAAACAATGTCTATTCTTTTAATAAggggtttctttttttctttttctttttttttttctttttgtgttttctttgaatttgagttttgttgatattttgtGCAATAGCTTGAGAGATTGAAATTTGCTTTACAAGAACAACGAAAGCAACAACTGGGGTCGCTGTTGAACAGATTGGAATCAAAGACTATAACCCTAATGAGACAAAAGGAGGAAGACTTGGCAAGAGCGACGAAGAAGATGATGGAGCTGGAAGATTGGTTGAGAAGGAgagaagtggaaagccaaggaTGGCAGCGAGTGGCGACAGAGAACGAAGCGATGGTCAAATATCTAAACAACATGCTGGAACAGGTCAGAGAAACGCACTTATTGCTGAGCAACGGAGCCGAAGATGCAGAGTCGTATGGGGGTGGTCCCATTGACAGAAGAGAGGACGAAGGCAGGGGAAGAGACAGAGGAGAAGGAGGAGAAGAAGTGAAAGACCAGTGCAAAAAGATGGCATGCAAACGCTGTAATTCTCGGACCTCGTgctttcttttcttcccttgCAGACACCTTTGTTCGTGCAAGTCTTGTGAGCCCCTTCTTGGTTGCTGCCCAGTCTGTAAATCTGTAAAGGAGGCAAGCATGGAGGTTTTCTTGGTCTAAGAAGAagattaaaagagaaaaaatgaaaagaaaaaggcccAAGCAATggaaaaaacagaaaagaaaaaaaaaaaaaaaaaaaaaaggaaaggaaaattttttgGGAAGAACACTTTTTGGATTCCTTTACGGTGTTCATGGCgttcctcattttctttttccggGCTCTctgatatcaattttttttggcGTACAACGGACGGCCCATCTCAAtcgaaatgatgatgatgatagcAGTAGCATTGTGAAATTGCAGGATGAGAATCTCGGTGCCTTTTCCTTTTCTGGCTTTATTAATTTTCCTGATTTAGCGATAGAGACTGATTTgcaccttttctttttctcttgttattttgtttctctttctgttgtggtttacaaggagaagaaattggCAGCTCCCTTAGCCGTAACAGTGTCCTGTTAACTGACACCCGAGATTTGAAAGCAAAGCTGTCATTTATCATGGAACCGCCATTACAGGCTGATCCCTCTCcccctccctctccctctccctctccctgtCTCTCTTTTGATTTAGACTGCcacaattaattttctttttgaacaaatcaatttcaaatcaGGAActgggttttttcttttatgagaaTTAAAGTACGATATTTTTGGGTCTTTGCTGTAattcttattaatattttatacgTTTTATATTGAATGTTCTTTATCCAAATACGTATAGATTTTATTTAAGTTAATCGAATAATAGCACTGGAAACTGGTGTGTTTGTACTCGTGGGACACGTGTTAAAAGGCAAATGAAGATGTGGCAGTGGGCCGGGTCCCACTTGATTTGGAGGTAGGACCCCACCAAGcaggtttttcattttttgcgGAAATAACCTTTTCCGAGGGAGTATTGGTTCCCTTGCTTCATGCTCAATCTTCCGCTGGGTGCGGATCCTTTGCCGTACGCGTGGAT contains the following coding sequences:
- the LOC100252373 gene encoding probable BOI-related E3 ubiquitin-protein ligase 2; this encodes MAVDAQYYSESMGLAMCGVQDWWVNPVSSSGLDVDASNFNPQQLPQVHHLHNHYSIQDLCVDDNTSPNPFPSSSSSDKLLPMAFSQSLADQLETQRLEIDWLLHFQLERLKFALQEQRKQQLGSLLNRLESKTITLMRQKEEDLARATKKMMELEDWLRRREVESQGWQRVATENEAMVKYLNNMLEQVRETHLLLSNGAEDAESYGGGPIDRREDEGRGRDRGEGGEEVKDQCKKMACKRCNSRTSCFLFFPCRHLCSCKSCEPLLGCCPVCKSVKEASMEVFLV